In the genome of Rhopalosiphum padi isolate XX-2018 chromosome 1, ASM2088224v1, whole genome shotgun sequence, the window ttatatttttttttaatttatcattattaaaatataaattaaatcatgtaATTATCATCTACAATTTATTAAGTTCTAAATCTATCTTACTAAcaattcttttattataataaattattattgttttgtaatgatcgatttttatttttagagttcATGTTAAGATACCtgatcaataaaaaatgtatataaaaatacctacttGTGGTTAAGAGGACGTTAGATCCGCATGTGTTGTCCCCGACACACTAATGTAAATCATACCAAAAACTGTTTTATGCTGTGTAAGAAAGAACCGAGAAGGTGTTACAGTCATAACTAAGATATGAAATTTCCTCCGCCTGAAAAGGAGAACTTTGActatgaaatattgtttttattttttcaatatcagAACTACAAACaaagttattgaaataaaaacacaaaaataattgatcTTAAACAATGAGAACTTTTTTTGTATACCTTagtgatatcaaaaaaataaaacgacatTTTAAAGATAATGTTCTCAaactttattgtatattaatttggaATCTTAACTATCCTTATAGTCCGAGTGGTTCTATCCCGTGAAAAAAGTTTTTGGctatgttatacatttgtaagatggagacaacacacGGGGATGTAGCGTCCACttaatgaacaaaaaatattgggATGAGAGCACAAATGTCTGAATGAAAAAACTTTTAAAGgagcaaaacaataaaataaaataaaattagatagaTAAGTAGTATTAAGAATTGGACATTTAAGTCTTCTCTACAGATTCTTAACCCTAAAATTATtgacaatataacatataaatgaatgtttattcaaaaaacaCCAGGGATAgttgataattgatatataaaaagattagctcaaatttaaaaaattaaaaaaaattgggagGGTGTTCTACGTGTGCCCTGTGGTATGGgcaaatacatttcaaaaggcaaaaattgttattataactgtTTGGTAACCATAGTAACCAAAATGTTTGAACGTCTTCTCACAGAATTTGTCGTATCcattgatttatcattgaaattattaaattttaattttacagacaTATTAAGTGATATATCTTCAATTCCTCAATGACAAGGTACAATCATCATCTATTATATAACAGTGTGGTTCCTAcagaaaaattcaaataataattcaatcaaaataatgtttatagttatataaatattaaatagtactactattactagtcttttaaaaatcaactaataaatatatattaattataagtcatATCATCATGACATTATTCAATACCCCTTTTCTACAAGCATAGGCAGTATTgtctacattatttttatgaacagcTGGTATACTCCATCACTgagtaaaagtattaatttgACATACATTTTATCTCTTTTATTACATTatctttttacaatattgtatatttacctGTACACTATTTCTTCACaaacaattattgatattttgctataattaaaaaatgaataaccatatatacttaaaattgtcaataaaaatgtatactataaatttctatacacaatattttataaatacagtaaaacttcCACAAAATGAAATGTTCTatttagcaaattatttttgagaACAATGacctttattgttaattatgcGTAAATTTATCTCTATACAAAGAATCTGATGTTtctatataacaattaaactaTTTGATAACAAACAACTTTTTGTAAACGAAATCGagacattttacaaaaaaattacaatttataaaaataataaacaaacgaaACTCACTAATTATttctcaataataaattaaatagattaatatgataaaaatgtaataaaatagtaagatttataatatgatatgtatttgatgattattttttaattattttttattaatacaatatagaattaaattaaatattttaattttaaacaaacaataaaaatttaattgtaattcaaaaatgtcattgaggagacttgaaacttttatgtacattatcaaattgcatattatatacaatactcAACATTCAACAAAcgcattcttaaaatattttaattaattttaaactattgcctatttataatataattatgtatatttatatatttataccattgacattagttattatgtatttgtaatatGGAGACAAGTGCAGGTATACGTCTACTCTTAAATTAACCACATAAGaatttgtcaatatttaataggtaaccATActcaattaatttaacattattttgttaatcaaatgtataatattattttaaatatatttaaatcaataatacataatagtaatattttataattttaatattactctttttaatagtattaaaaattgttctttCTGATTGAGACTGCTTTTACTTCCAAGTATTCCTTTAGACCGTCTTCTCctctgttaaaaataaaacaataacttaattataaaatatgtttataatataacttttatgctaataataaaaaatatatcattataaatcattaatacagCATTATTTTTCTCAGaatcttaaatataaactattgttaaatattttaattaaataaatgtcttACAATTCTCTTCCTTGTCCGGACTGTTTAAACCCTCCAAACGGACATTGAACATTAACAGCATCATAACAATTAACcctaaaaagtaataacaaataataattataggttatACTATTTGATGAAAACCTTCAATATTtcttgatatataataaaattttaaaaagtgataatatgaagtaaaaattaaacaactttAATTCATTTACCATACTGAACCAGCATTAACGTTATCTATAAACTTCATTGCagaatttaaattgttagttAATACTCCAGCAGCTAATCCATATTTAGTGTCGTTTGCACGTTTTATCACTTCAtccaaagttttaaatttaataatctgcTGGACTGGcccaaaaatctttaaaaaaaatattaatataatatttacattatacacaatagttaataatttaaaataataatggaatttaatttatgttaaaacatgaataataataaaatagtacaacGTTGAAATTATCCaatcaacaaattaatatataaaattgtatatttacttCTTCTTTAGCAATTTTCATATTATCAGTCACATTTGAGAATACAGTGGGATACACAAAATATCCTGTATCACCTACTTTTGATCCACCCGCTTCTACTTTGGCTCCTTCCACTTTACCAGATTCAATCATACTTAAAACTTTGTTGTATTGCTCTTCGTTCacctaaaaacataatttataattgcgtTATAATGTGATAATTGGTGTGATATAATAGCTCGAACCTGGATTTTTATGTGAATAATTTTGTAGAATATGCATAGATATACAGTTAACATAATTAGTTTGTTAATACAAtagattagaaaatatttaatggtttaaacgatgtataaattgttaggtattttcaatattttttttcaacttattatgaaattatagaaaaagtagtattatataaaatatgcagaATACtgaatatgataaatttatttgagcGAGTGTTAGATTATTTAATGATCAAAATAACTTAATAgcttatataatcaataatataatcaaactttgagcaaaatttatattatattatttaatgtgtttgTATACTATGCAACTgcaaatattaagaaatatgtgacatattcaattttattctaatatgaaaaatatgcaagatgcaattaattataaaatctaagcattatgaaatatatttaatcagaattatttttagtgAAGTGTTGAATAATGTGCATTAGCATAAACCATAcccaagttataatatttagtagaaattcttaatttataaataaaaataaaaataaataagaaatttttgtataatgaagtagcattttaaaatcttaCCAAAGGTCCTATTTCTGTATCAACATCAAATTGGTCTCCAACTTTCTTTTGGGATGCTAAGTAGGCAgctttttcaacaaatttttcaTAGATACCTTCTTGAACAAATGTTCTAGAACCAGCACAACAATTTTGACCCATGTTGGCAAATACAGCATCATGAGCAATCTTAGTAGCTTCgtcaactatatataataataatataaggtacaatattataatgtgtaattacaaattacaaattcaacaaacaatttttcaatGTTTACCATCAAAATCATCGAATATCACTAAAGGACTTTTACCACCTAATTCTAATGATACACGTTTTAAATTTGACTTGGCAGCTTCTTCCATGATTAATTTTCCAACCTTATattagaaatacatttattttaatcacattacatgaaaaaaataatcatattaatttatatattatctacttcTGTTGATCCAGTAAATGCCACTTTATTTATGTCTTGATGGCAAGCTATAGCTTTACCCGCAGTCGGACCATATCCAGGTACAACGTTAATGACTCCATTGGGAAATCCTGCCTATAAAGAAAgtgaatacattatattatatatatatgtatatatatgtgtgtatgtatataaaatgcattataatttataatactttatttataaatttaattttacttcttTTGATAGTGCAGCTACATGTAGAGCAGTGAGAGGAGTTTGTTCTGCTGGTTTCAGTACAATTGTACACCCAGTAGCAAGAGCTGGTCCCCATTTCCATGCCAGCATTAAAATTGGATAATTCCAAGGTATAATTTGTCCAACGACTCCAATAGGTTGACATTTAGTGAATGCAAAATATGGCCcatctataaaaatagtatattcaaataagttcataaataataactattcaaaTTAGTGAAGGAAATATATAAATCAGGAGtaatttatttggaaaaatatgttttttatatgtttgGGCTAACAAAActgttaaatagtaaatagttatatatagagCAGAGACCTGTACAAACCAGAAAACCAACAAGAGcaaatttctgatttttgaaaGGAAGATCTGGATCTATGAAGGACAGTATATCCAATGATTGGAGGATTAGAAAAAATGAGGAGTGATTCTAATCACTAAatcaaaaaccaaatattattaaagcaatCATAAATAAGAGACTACAATGGACAGAACAGGCTTGGAGAAGCTAAAATTCATTACCCCGTACAATACTAGAGAAGAACCCAGCAAGATAAAAAACCCTATTGGAAGACCAAGAATGAAGGAGGGGAAGATGTAATGAAGACTGATGTATAAGAGCTAGATAGAAGAATATATTGGAAAGCAGGAACAACTCATTGAGATGGATAAAAGGCTGTACGTATGACAAGGTGTTCCTAGAGGCcgctaacaaaaaaaattattacccgCTGGAATAGTCTTTCCATGAATTTTATCAGCAAATCCAGCATAATATTGAAGAGTTGAAACAGCCATTTGTATATCCAATAGTGAGTCGCTAAATGGTTTACCATTGTCCAAAGACTCTAAATTTGCCAAatgaattttatgtttatcgATCAATTCTGATAATTTATACATCAATTGTCCTCGAGCAGATGCGTCCATTTTACGCCACTCAGAATCTGACTGAAATGCAGTTTTTGCTGCATTAACTGCCAAATCAACATCAtcctacaaaaaaaatataatatttttaagaaatttagaTCCAACCACTCCACCACCCTACTGCTTAATTTACTAACATttcttaatcttaatatttcttattttagttttaataactaatttgtaaccaaatatcaaatataaatggttattttgagaataaaagattataatatataaatgtatgacgtataataattttagtttatatgtttaactgtaaaatgcatatttatgttttttttttgttaagtcatagaatattaattgtaagaTATAAACTTGTTTCACACTTTCCTAATGAATAaggaaatgtatacatatttatagtttgttgTGCTATTTAGGCTAAATAATTTAGCTAATATAGAGTTTTGAAGTGATATTTAtaggcatatttttatttaataaaggaaattaacaatataactccaataaagtatacaaatatgCAAATTAAAACAAGTATTTGATTTCCAAATAGTAGGTATGTTTTTGGTTGTTATTACCATTGGAATTAGACAATTTAATCCATTAATTTTTGTCAGAAACATTGTACTGCAGTTATTGGATCTATTGTATTTACATTCCAGAGCCTAACCAAATACCTATATTTCctatataccatattttataaaaatcatttgtataatttatataattaaaaaaattaaaatttcttttataaaaaaaaaatattgataattttattttgcatatttaccaattattagtgttatttgttaagcttatatttatgtttttaagtgaatataaaaatgctaaaaatgtacattttagtaatttaacttTTGAGTCCTGATAATAACTAGGTAATCAGAATATCagactaataactaataagatttTTGATCTACGTGATACACccttattacatatattatacaagtatcaCTAAAAAACAAGATAGaaaagttttgtaaaaatattatctaatcatTAATAAGTGCTGACATTATCATACTTAAAACTTCtccttataacttataaatatgcaTAACTAAGTCtgcaaatattttgttattccattttaaatgttgttttcaaacttttttttatccaataaGCTGCCATATACCCatatacaaatcaataatataaccattataaACATACAGTATTCAGTAATAAGATTCTgctaagttatttaatattaaaatgcttCAGATGACACAATCTACCTCTTTTGACAAATAATATCTTCTCCTTGGTATTTCACAAacaaaatttttcataaaatattatatgtcatcaaatgtatttattaaatactgtaaaactgtatattacaaataaattcttaaaaagaaacatgttattttatcaaataaaactatataattttactttatctgCTTCGGCAAcatcaataattttgtttttatttgcagGATTGATAGTCTGAAATGTTTTCCCACTTACTgagtttacaaaattattgttgataaatatctgaaataatataatcattaaaactcTTATTAATAttgcttaaacatttttactttttagaataatattattgtctttatacacttattataaacctacatattaagtattattcaatattcataatacttatttataaattaagtagaTAACAaccaaaatatgttatacaaatacTTTAGTTATTTACCAtgaaaacttgaaaaaaatgtaggtaaataataatttgaataaattactggaaaactaatataaaatgccGTTATTAGTCAAACTACTCAAACTGACtggtaaatttgtaaataggtaatagctaataatttataaattgaaaaataaataaatataagtattaaaatataagtattattatataggtaagtgaGTACtttcacatattattgtaaaatttaatgtaatttaaaatgttcaaaacatattaatttttaatttaactaatttttaaattctaatacatatatacctgattatataaaatttcaacATTTGGATTTGccatttttaagttattgtaataaatatacctacttaaaaaaaaccagaaattttacaacaaaatgtttcctatacttaaataatatatcaaatttaatataagattttctttaaattaattaaattgtaattgttgTTGTACGaatcgatataaatataaaaatcgtccACTGCAACAGTGTGattgtgataattattaattactattaaataatactaagttatatttatatgtttacccaaccacgattaaagataaaataggtacctatctttAATCGTGTACCCAACCACAGGTTTATcacttttttaaaacaaatactatataattgataatataatataatacctacttatactgCAATAATGCAGTAAACAGATATATGTATTAGCAGGTTCCACTAAGCCTTAATGACTTAATGCCTTActtcaaaaatatgtaattaaaattaataattatcatttatcagacATGCTTATAGCTTATCACGAAGCCACGTAGGTCGGTCGACGGTCGACCTTCAATCTAAGCATTATAAactgaaaaacaataaattatgatgtgcGAGAGCGCTCACCACATCAATAAACCAAACAACACCTATAGGGCTATAGGTAATATCATGGGTATTGggtaatatcattatatcaatataatgacATGATCATAGGCGCAAATAGTGTTTGAAATTTGGGGGGGGGCTGTAGATCAGGTCTATACTGGATACTTTTATAatgcttttaagttttaaattatcacaATACATTATTAGTTTTTGGAGAATGGAGGGGCTAAGGGCTAAGCCCTCCAGCCCCCTCTATTTGCGCAAATTTAGGGGGAAAAAGCCCCAGAAAAAAAATCCCCTAACAACATTTATCGGAAGAAAAAGCCTTGTACCAGCTATatacattattcgttattttattatgatttacctacataattaaatataatcattagtcattacatttttttttatctatgtaACACTTCTTTAGACTAGCAAGTATAGGTAGCTGTATTCTGCATTTAACATTGTCAATACTGGtcatttgtacctacataagttaaaaaaattttgaggaaaaaaaattataataattgtcatttatcatttgtattataaaattaaaaaatgattattaataataaattattaaaaataaattatttaaattatatacaaatagcaattgttttaaatttttatcttttaacattttttaaatcatataggAACAAATTACAAATGACAATTATCGACAATGTTAAATGCAGACTACAGCTATACTTTTAGATATGTTAAAGAAGTGCtatatagataaatgtaatgattatatttatttatgtaaatcataataaaataacgaataatgtatttagttggtACGAGGCTTTTTTTCCTATGATGGGGCTTTTTTTTGGAATACGAAATACCATTTGCGCCTATAGACATGATTTATAATACACCGATACACTATAATTAATcttaattctatattattcatAGAATGGACACAACCAATATACAACTCATGACTAAATGGAGTTAAAAGTGTTAAACAgcatttgtataattgtatcagACGGGGTGATAACACTACTGATATTAAATCCTTAATTGCTATTTAAActattgtaaaatactaaaatgactGATTTGCCTAATAAATAACTCTAGAAAAAATAAccctataataaaaatgattgtttctacctaatataattataaatgtgtaatacaatgtaaataatttataaatataaaacaaatagttaatatttttaatcgtggtaaatttgtttgaaatatcaATAATCAGTGGCGTACTAACGTGGGAGGGATATCCCCCCcgaaatttttagaatttaatttattatgagaaAACTAAAATGTCTAGTACCTGTAACTCCTtaagcccccccccccaaagtTCAGGTCTAAGTACGCCactgtcaataaaatataaattaataacaattcacaataaatatgtaatacaatttcaataatgtaaaattttaaacacatagTCAATTTTTTCGTAAATTTTTGATaggtttacaataatttattattgaatccaaatttaacattatttgtggagatataaaaattgtacgtatgtaggtatgttataaatagtattatatgcaatggcataatattaatatatttagattaatttgcaAAATCCTACAAAATCTCATATGGGGTTATTTTTTCGCGGTaccaaaattactaaaaatgagACAAGAACGGATATTGAAAATTCAATCAAAATTCCCAACcgaaattttaacttttaatagtGCCAAActgtaaaagtattaatttgGCCCAAATTGTGTCCCCATCAAGTAAGATAGAATAACTACAGTTTTAGTTAGTTTAAACTTCAAAGTAATGCAGATTGGTATTTCTAGCCTCTAGGTCTTCTATTATGGCAtgttaaattctgatttttaacgaaacaaatgtatattgattttacttaGATTTGTACATTTTGTTTTCTGTCATCACCTATAAGAGCAGTAAAATTGCTTAGGTTTtaacttcaatatttattttaagcacTTGCTTCGCGTTTAAATAATAGTGGTATTAGTGCTTTTAACTGGTCGATTTTGCACTTACCCtttgtcacattttttttttttagttttaatcataaacattttttaagaatatttttcacaattttgacAATGATTTAGATATAACACTTCcatatcattatatttcaataatcatcatatttttaagttaattatttcataagaaATTACCAGTTTAAGTCAAACTATTCAAAATTGCGTCGCAGTTACCCCACTTCAGTACTTCACCTTATACCACAGTCCACGAGTTaagatatacttaatatatagttttttttaacaggACGTCAtaatacccgcatgtgttgtctctgtcttacgaaAGGAagatatagaattatatatttttttcgattttttggtTATGATTGAAAtggataatatagaaataaatacacATTGTGGCTAAGTATTGTAGTAATAACTCACATTTCACTAATTCCTGTCTATAAGTTCGATAGTAATggttattataaagtaataaattataaattataataccaaaaTTGTATCAATATGAATTGTTTATCAAAAAACATGCTACAGTcagtacacaaataatataataacatctatataatatctataattggGTTTAGATCCAAAACACGTAACCATTAATATACCAAAGATGGTcaccataaaatattacaaaacctccattttattgttttttccaATTAAACACATCGATGATCAAAtgacatgttttattttattttaaaacggccattttacgtaaataaaaaaaaggaagtatacataatattgttacttgTTAGTTCTTGGTGTCTTGGATATCTTAGTACTggattttattttcacttttcTTGAGTATTAGTCATGAAgactttcattttaataaactttgtacttttttttcttggtaagttaaattattctatTCTTAGTATAACTTTCACTGGATAGGTCGTAGATaccaaactattttttaatgtacttataggtacattatattttttatcattgtatCATAATCGTTAATTATATGATTGTTACTTAATACTTCTGTAACTTTACTCATTGTTTGTGGGTTGTAGTGGTTGTACTATGCAGTATGTGGACTCCGACACTCCGTGATCTGAATATTGTATAGTTGAATAATTAGcttaaaaacaattgaaatggTATTGGCTACATTATTTGTTTCGTAGCGTCCggaacattttgtttaaaacatcagaaaaaaacatattgattttattttaaacatttaaaacacacattttaaacatcaataaaaaaaaacgtgtgtTTAAAACCACATTttcagtaaattttaaattaaaataatctatggAGTTTTTCTACTCTGCaggatcatttttatttttttgaaaatcaacttttttaatgatttcaaaattaaaaacaatggcATCCAAATAAATTGGGCCAATTGTTGTAGACAAAACTTCATAACTAAAAATAAGCATGACCCCCTTATTTAGATTGCACCACTATCTTCAGTGTCTAAAACTAGGTTCAtaagtatgaataaaaaataataaataagttttaaaaaaagatgTCCCGTAAGGAAACCTAagctgtatatttataaaaataataataataacaattatatgatGATTAATGAGTGATAAGGGATGTTAATtgactattatagtttatagggaTTCATTAAAaggtattatttacatttttttttgttttaaacaaaaaaacatctttaaaaaaacgtgtttttttCAACCCtgcatacaatacataataaaacttGATGTATAAATGACTTATTAATGTTCGAccatttattgttttaagttagaattgtaatattttgaaataaaagtaGGCATCattcagtatttatttattacacaataataatttaatttatgatcttttaatatttttgttaggaTATTGCATTTTtgcaatattaatactatagcaaaaataattatctgaggattttgtattaaataatatgttttaaaatatttataggtttatcatctaattaaaatcaaattttggtaCCTAAGAGAAAATGAAAActtgtttgaattattttgttatagtgcTATGGCCAATGATAGCAGATAGTCATAACAAAAATAGTATTGTGAAGAACATTTATAGAAGTAATATTTCACAAATTGTTGATTTAAATGTGTCCTATTACGAAACTTTTGAAACTACATCTGCAatacaaaatgataatattacaactaGTGAAACAATCCGTAATGAATCAAATATCCTATTTTATATGGAAACATCTTCAACCCCAGTGACgacaacattaatatatattaatggtaCTAATGAAGTTAATACTTTCCAGAGCACATTACCAGATCAAAGTatgattacatatatatatattttttatttattataataattattattatttgtttttagattatGGTAATTttgtaatggttttttttttgtcagctataataatactgattttgGGTGAGAATAATTATTCATACTTTAATATCATATGTGAAATATTAGATTACCTATGTATTgtagattgtatatttattatttataaacaatatattttatacaaatatcctagtgataacataaaaaaaaagtttaattatcagttataaatattttaagtttaggtAGAATTAGATACATTAAGtagatatatttgtattactccCCTATACTTAAGTTTATCATATTTAAgttctaaaaaatgtaaatggtaTTAAGTATtggtttatcaaaattaataaaataattatctcattatttaatatttatggtaactattttataatgtgaACTCCGCTtaggattttattataatttatagcagtAGGAAagagtatttttttgtaaacaaaaagTATGCAATATCATTATtga includes:
- the LOC132917282 gene encoding uncharacterized protein LOC132917282 isoform X1, coding for MKTFILINFVLFFLVLWPMIADSHNKNSIVKNIYRSNISQIVDLNVSYYETFETTSAIQNDNITTSETIRNESNILFYMETSSTPVTTTLIYINGTNEVNTFQSTLPDQNYGNFVMVFFLSAIIILILGLLFIIIYNKIQQGSTTSTIYQVREIYCHNHQETAV
- the LOC132917282 gene encoding uncharacterized protein LOC132917282 isoform X2, translating into MKTFILINFVLFFLVLWPMIADSHNKNSIVKNIYRSNISQIVDLNVSYYETFETTSAIQNDNITTSETIRNESNILFYMETSSTPVTTTLIYINGTNEVNTFQSTLPDQRLLFIIIYNKIQQGSTTSTIYQVREIYCHNHQETAV
- the LOC132929740 gene encoding retinal dehydrogenase 2-like isoform X1, with translation MANPNVEILYNQIFINNNFVNSVSGKTFQTINPANKNKIIDVAEADKDDVDLAVNAAKTAFQSDSEWRKMDASARGQLMYKLSELIDKHKIHLANLESLDNGKPFSDSLLDIQMAVSTLQYYAGFADKIHGKTIPADGPYFAFTKCQPIGVVGQIIPWNYPILMLAWKWGPALATGCTIVLKPAEQTPLTALHVAALSKEAGFPNGVINVVPGYGPTAGKAIACHQDINKVAFTGSTEVGKLIMEEAAKSNLKRVSLELGGKSPLVIFDDFDVDEATKIAHDAVFANMGQNCCAGSRTFVQEGIYEKFVEKAAYLASQKKVGDQFDVDTEIGPLVNEEQYNKVLSMIESGKVEGAKVEAGGSKVGDTGYFVYPTVFSNVTDNMKIAKEEIFGPVQQIIKFKTLDEVIKRANDTKYGLAAGVLTNNLNSAMKFIDNVNAGSVWVNCYDAVNVQCPFGGFKQSGQGRELGEDGLKEYLEVKAVSIRKNNF
- the LOC132929740 gene encoding retinal dehydrogenase 2-like isoform X2; this encodes MDASARGQLMYKLSELIDKHKIHLANLESLDNGKPFSDSLLDIQMAVSTLQYYAGFADKIHGKTIPADGPYFAFTKCQPIGVVGQIIPWNYPILMLAWKWGPALATGCTIVLKPAEQTPLTALHVAALSKEAGFPNGVINVVPGYGPTAGKAIACHQDINKVAFTGSTEVGKLIMEEAAKSNLKRVSLELGGKSPLVIFDDFDVDEATKIAHDAVFANMGQNCCAGSRTFVQEGIYEKFVEKAAYLASQKKVGDQFDVDTEIGPLVNEEQYNKVLSMIESGKVEGAKVEAGGSKVGDTGYFVYPTVFSNVTDNMKIAKEEIFGPVQQIIKFKTLDEVIKRANDTKYGLAAGVLTNNLNSAMKFIDNVNAGSVWVNCYDAVNVQCPFGGFKQSGQGRELGEDGLKEYLEVKAVSIRKNNF